One Leptolyngbya sp. SIO1E4 genomic window, AAGTTCAGGAAATTAGTCAGGCTGAAATTGCTATCAAACGTCAAAACCTGGCAATTGAATCTCAAGAGGCAGCTGCCAGCGCAGTGACCGAAGCCGAAGCTAGACTCAGTGAAGCGGAAGCCAAACTAGAAGAGGCATCACTCGGGACACCAGAACATGAGCAGGCGTCTGAAGAACTAGAGGCGGCAAGGCAGTCCCTACGGGAAGCAGAGCAGGCGGTTGAGGCGGCCCTTGAGACGGGGGCGGAGCTTCAGGAAGATGAGGAGTTACAAGCGGTTTTAGAAGAAGCCGAGAGCGAAGAAGAGATCGTTACGGCTCGACAAATTTTGGACGAAGCTAGAAAAGCGCGTGATGAACAATTCACGGCTGGGTCTGCGTCGTATGACGCCGCAACCCTGCACATTGATGCGTTAGACCAGGCTCTCATCGATTTAGAGGGAGCTGAGGAAGCGTTAGAAGGGGCTGTTCCTGAATCCTCTGAATATGAACAGTTAGCGGCAGAAGTTGAACAGGCCAGAGCGACGGTGCAGCAGAAGGTGGAGGTGATCTTTGATTCTGGGTTAGCCCCACAGGGAACAGAAGAAGCAGAGGAATCGGTAGCGTCTGAAGAGTCTGAAGAGACCCTAGAAGGAATCGCGGCTGATCTTGAAGAGGCAGAGGAACAGACCGACGCTACTGCAGTTGCAGATGGAGAGAGTGAGGTCTCTGAAGAACAGCTCGAAGCAGTGGCCGACCAGCTTGAGGGTGTGGCAGAAGCCGAGTCAGATCTCAAGAATCAACTGGTCGTGAATGTCACTAACTTGCAAGGGGAGCGGACGGCGATTATTGATCGCTTCAACATCATTTTAGATGCCTTAGATCAAAAGGGCGGTGACACCATTTCCTATCGCAAATACATAGATGCTGTCAGTGGTATTGAACTTGATATTACAGATACAGAAGGGTTAGGCGTCCGACTAGTCAGCTGGTTGCGATCGGAAGAAGGGGGAGTCCGTTGGGGCATTAATCTGGCTAAGTTTGTCGGCATTTTGCTCGCCTCGGTAATCGTTTCTCGCTTGCTGGCCAGGGTTACGGATCGCTTGCTCGCTCAAGTCGGTGGCACCTCTGCGCTATTTCGTGAATTTGCCGTGATGGTGATTCAACGCGGGGTGTTGGTGTTCGGTGCGCTACTAGCACTGGCCTCCCTAGGGGTGAGCTTAGGCCCCATTTTGGCACTGGTTGGAGGTGCAAGTTTTGTATTGGCCTTTGCGCTCCAAAGCAATTTGGGCAACTTTGCCAGTGGGCTTATGTTGCTAGTGAATAAGCCATTTGATGTGGGTGACGAGGTCAAGGTCGCGGGCTATTGGGCCTATGTAGAATCGATTTCCCTTGCCAGCACCAAGCTTAAGGATTTTGGTGGCAACGTCGTTACTCTACCCAATAATACGGTTTGGGGGGGTGACATTATTAACTATACCCATTCCGATA contains:
- a CDS encoding mechanosensitive ion channel, with amino-acid sequence MGRVVFVKIHAVIATGILAIFAVSGLPALSQEAEGEAEATEEQSILVESTIVGDVDPSAAVTVEDLTIPVDQLELLVKPLTLEELQIEAAAWLLLLKDKVQEISQAEIAIKRQNLAIESQEAAASAVTEAEARLSEAEAKLEEASLGTPEHEQASEELEAARQSLREAEQAVEAALETGAELQEDEELQAVLEEAESEEEIVTARQILDEARKARDEQFTAGSASYDAATLHIDALDQALIDLEGAEEALEGAVPESSEYEQLAAEVEQARATVQQKVEVIFDSGLAPQGTEEAEESVASEESEETLEGIAADLEEAEEQTDATAVADGESEVSEEQLEAVADQLEGVAEAESDLKNQLVVNVTNLQGERTAIIDRFNIILDALDQKGGDTISYRKYIDAVSGIELDITDTEGLGVRLVSWLRSEEGGVRWGINLAKFVGILLASVIVSRLLARVTDRLLAQVGGTSALFREFAVMVIQRGVLVFGALLALASLGVSLGPILALVGGASFVLAFALQSNLGNFASGLMLLVNKPFDVGDEVKVAGYWAYVESISLASTKLKDFGGNVVTLPNNTVWGGDIINYTHSDTRKIGLAIHIKFSQDIDKVLAMWLEITASHPQVLETPKPGFFPWNAHYDYYIWINLTAWSNTDVYWDVYVDLLKSLQQRLDELGIELAAPQQEINLHQISEEKNASQGFSSQPHLPASTASVPSSNLSD